ACAATGTACAAATCGCCAATCGCATCAAGGATTTTGTGGCGGACAAATTCATCGGGATAGCGCAAACCTTCCGGATTCAAAACATCCATATCGTCAATCACGATGGCATTGTTCAAATTGCCGCCCAGTCCGAGATTGTGGGCGCGCATCATTTCCACTTCGTGCATAAAGCCGAAGGTACGGGCGCGGGCAATCTCATCGATATAGGATTTTCCTGCAAAATCAATCTCGAAAGTAGGTGCGCTGCGGTTGAATACGGGATGGTCAAATTCGATGGTTAAAGTAACTTTAAAGCCGTCATAAGGCGTAAAGCGTACCCATTTTCCGGTTTCTTTGATTTCAACGGGTTTGAGGATTTTTAAAAAACGTTTTTGGGCTTTTTGATCCACCACGCCTGCATCTTGTAAAAGGTAAATAAACGGCAGGCTGGAGCCGTCCATAATCGGAATTTCAGGCGCGTTCAATTCAATCAAGGCATTGTCGATGCCATAGGCAGACAGAGCTGACATAATGTGTTCAATCGTGCCGATGCGCACGCCTTTATCGGTAACGATGGTTGAAGAGAGGCGGGTATCGTTGATCAAATAAGGATTCAATTTGATTATTTTACCCATTTCCCC
This region of Neisseria subflava genomic DNA includes:
- the lpxC gene encoding UDP-3-O-acyl-N-acetylglucosamine deacetylase yields the protein MLQRTLAKSVSVTGVGLHSGERVALTLHPAEENSGISFRRTDLSGEMGKIIKLNPYLINDTRLSSTIVTDKGVRIGTIEHIMSALSAYGIDNALIELNAPEIPIMDGSSLPFIYLLQDAGVVDQKAQKRFLKILKPVEIKETGKWVRFTPYDGFKVTLTIEFDHPVFNRSAPTFEIDFAGKSYIDEIARARTFGFMHEVEMMRAHNLGLGGNLNNAIVIDDMDVLNPEGLRYPDEFVRHKILDAIGDLYIVGHPIIGAFEGYKSGHAINNALLRAVLANESTYEWVEFADDEDLPSAFHELPAA